One segment of Streptomyces sp. NBC_00576 DNA contains the following:
- a CDS encoding molybdenum cofactor biosynthesis protein MoaE, with product MASLNDHPGEQAALEPIKLVAVRDAPLSLDEVFRAVGDDSAGGTALFVGTVRNHDGGADVDALGYSCHPSAEAEMRRVAEKVVAEFPVRALAAVHRVGDLAVGDLAVVVAVSCPHRGEAFAACRKLIDDLKHEVPIWKHQTFSDGTEEWVGAC from the coding sequence ATGGCATCCCTCAATGATCATCCCGGTGAGCAGGCGGCTCTGGAACCCATCAAGCTGGTTGCCGTTCGGGACGCGCCGCTGTCCCTGGACGAGGTTTTCCGCGCTGTCGGGGACGACTCCGCCGGGGGGACCGCCCTGTTCGTGGGCACCGTGCGGAATCACGACGGGGGTGCCGATGTCGATGCGCTCGGCTATTCGTGCCACCCCAGTGCCGAGGCCGAGATGCGGCGTGTGGCCGAGAAGGTCGTCGCCGAGTTCCCGGTGCGGGCGCTTGCCGCTGTGCATCGAGTCGGGGACCTGGCAGTGGGGGATCTGGCCGTCGTCGTCGCCGTGTCCTGTCCTCACCGGGGCGAGGCCTTCGCGGCCTGTCGGAAGTTGATCGACGACCTCAAGCACGAGGTGCCCATCTGGAAGCATCAGACATTCTCCGACGGGACCGAGGAGTGGGTCGGTGCCTGCTGA
- a CDS encoding YlbL family protein, whose protein sequence is MPRRTATLLASTLMLIALLCAGVFIRVPYSELSPGPTVNTLGDHGGEPVLQISGRKTYAATGHLNMTTVRVTSANYKMNLVEAVAGWLTHDSKIVPHDTLYPNGKTEEQSTQENAEEFSESQESAKVAALEALDVPLQSWVIVSTVLKGSPAEGVLHAGDVIKAVDGTTVKEPADVAKLVTKHKAGEKVVFTIVPAAEQAAAEKAKRAADKTQDITITTTRSAADDGAERAIVGISAGTDHTFPFTIDIKLADVGGPSAGLMFALGIYDKLTPGSLTGGKFVAGTGTIDDDGKVGPIGGIEMKTVGARDKGAQYFLTPADNCAAAAKDTPEGLTLVKVGTIGDALSALKDIRSGDTGDLPKCGTK, encoded by the coding sequence ATGCCACGCCGCACCGCGACGCTGCTCGCCTCCACCCTGATGCTGATCGCGCTCCTGTGTGCCGGAGTGTTCATCCGCGTGCCGTATTCGGAGCTGTCGCCGGGGCCGACCGTGAACACCCTCGGGGACCACGGCGGCGAGCCGGTGCTGCAGATCTCCGGGCGCAAGACCTACGCGGCCACCGGGCACCTGAACATGACCACCGTTCGCGTCACCAGCGCCAACTACAAGATGAACCTCGTAGAGGCCGTGGCCGGGTGGCTCACGCACGACAGCAAGATCGTGCCGCACGACACGCTCTACCCGAACGGCAAGACCGAGGAGCAGTCGACCCAGGAGAACGCCGAGGAGTTCAGTGAGTCCCAGGAGAGCGCCAAGGTCGCGGCGCTGGAGGCACTCGATGTCCCGCTGCAGTCCTGGGTGATCGTCTCCACCGTTCTGAAGGGGTCCCCTGCCGAGGGCGTGCTGCACGCCGGTGATGTCATCAAGGCCGTCGACGGTACGACGGTCAAGGAGCCCGCCGACGTCGCCAAGCTGGTGACCAAGCACAAGGCCGGCGAGAAGGTCGTCTTCACCATCGTGCCCGCTGCGGAGCAGGCCGCCGCCGAGAAGGCGAAGCGGGCGGCAGACAAGACGCAGGACATCACCATCACGACCACCAGGTCCGCCGCCGACGACGGCGCCGAGCGCGCCATCGTCGGGATCTCCGCAGGCACCGACCACACCTTCCCGTTCACCATCGACATCAAGCTCGCCGATGTCGGAGGGCCCAGCGCGGGGCTCATGTTCGCCCTCGGTATCTACGACAAGCTGACGCCCGGGAGCCTCACCGGCGGCAAGTTCGTGGCCGGCACCGGCACCATCGACGACGACGGCAAGGTCGGCCCCATCGGCGGGATCGAGATGAAGACCGTCGGCGCGCGGGACAAGGGGGCTCAGTACTTCCTGACGCCGGCCGACAACTGCGCGGCCGCCGCCAAGGACACCCCCGAGGGGCTCACGCTCGTCAAGGTGGGAACCATTGGCGATGCGTTGAGCGCCCTCAAGGACATCCGCTCCGGCGACACCGGTGATCTGCCGAAGTGCGGCACCAAGTAG
- a CDS encoding AIM24 family protein, whose amino-acid sequence MNQPLAGYAPAPVTARMENHGNHMLKVAMQTGNDLLARVGSMVAYEGFVQYEPNPPAVRQIAKDWMTGEGAPLMKCSGDGLLYLADYGANVVVINLNGDGISVNATNLLAFDAHLTWGVERVKGLAKFAGQGLWNTKISGQGWVALTSRGKPIVVDCGGGDDETYVDPDALVAWSPNLKVKGKRSFKAQSLIGRGSGEAYQMAFSGQGIVVVQPSEDSTDRLRVRG is encoded by the coding sequence ATGAACCAGCCACTCGCGGGCTACGCTCCCGCACCCGTCACCGCTCGCATGGAGAACCACGGCAACCACATGCTGAAGGTCGCCATGCAGACCGGAAACGACCTCCTCGCGCGCGTGGGGTCGATGGTCGCCTACGAAGGGTTCGTCCAGTACGAGCCCAACCCGCCGGCCGTACGCCAGATCGCCAAGGACTGGATGACCGGCGAGGGCGCGCCCCTGATGAAGTGCTCAGGGGACGGCCTGCTCTATCTCGCCGACTACGGCGCGAACGTGGTCGTGATCAACCTCAACGGCGACGGCATCTCCGTCAACGCCACCAACCTGCTGGCCTTCGACGCGCACCTCACCTGGGGTGTCGAGCGGGTCAAGGGGCTGGCGAAGTTCGCCGGACAGGGCCTGTGGAACACCAAGATCTCCGGGCAGGGCTGGGTCGCACTGACCTCCCGGGGCAAGCCGATCGTCGTCGACTGCGGGGGCGGCGATGACGAGACGTACGTCGACCCGGACGCCCTCGTCGCCTGGTCCCCGAACCTCAAGGTGAAGGGCAAGCGCAGCTTCAAGGCGCAGTCGCTCATCGGCCGGGGCAGCGGCGAGGCCTACCAGATGGCCTTCTCCGGCCAGGGCATCGTCGTCGTCCAGCCCAGCGAGGACAGCACCGACCGTCTCCGGGTCCGGGGCTGA
- a CDS encoding AIM24 family protein: MQSPLFAHNDSQTQERWSLQNKQMLRITLEGHDDILARKGTMVAYQGLMEFDAEYQSSNQGRSRAHTGEGLDLMRCHGQGTVYLANLAQHIHVMDVEQDGLTVDSSYVLAMDSGLHHEVIAVDSLYGISGSGKYQLNITGRGRVALMTSGAPLMMQVTPDKYVNCDADAIVAWSTGLRVQMQAQTHTSGVWRRRGNTGEGWELSFMGSGYALVQPSELLPPQNAQVGQGAAAQFGMGQHGARAQNQGNAWS, encoded by the coding sequence ATGCAGAGCCCACTTTTCGCGCACAACGACTCGCAGACCCAGGAACGCTGGAGTCTGCAGAACAAGCAGATGCTCCGGATCACCCTGGAGGGCCACGACGACATCCTCGCCCGCAAGGGCACGATGGTCGCCTACCAGGGACTGATGGAGTTCGACGCCGAATACCAGAGCAGCAACCAGGGCCGCTCGCGCGCGCACACGGGCGAGGGCCTGGACCTGATGCGCTGCCACGGGCAGGGCACGGTCTATCTCGCCAACCTCGCCCAGCACATCCATGTGATGGACGTGGAACAGGACGGCCTGACGGTCGACAGCAGTTACGTGCTGGCGATGGACTCCGGGCTGCACCACGAGGTCATCGCCGTGGACAGCCTGTACGGCATCTCCGGTTCCGGGAAGTACCAGCTCAACATCACCGGCCGCGGCAGGGTCGCCCTGATGACCTCGGGCGCGCCGCTGATGATGCAGGTGACGCCGGACAAGTACGTCAACTGTGACGCCGACGCGATCGTCGCCTGGTCGACCGGCCTGCGCGTGCAGATGCAGGCCCAGACGCACACCTCCGGAGTGTGGCGGCGCCGCGGCAACACCGGCGAGGGCTGGGAGCTCAGCTTCATGGGCAGCGGCTATGCGCTGGTCCAGCCCAGCGAGTTGCTGCCGCCGCAGAACGCCCAGGTCGGCCAGGGCGCCGCCGCCCAGTTCGGCATGGGACAGCACGGAGCCCGGGCGCAGAACCAGGGCAACGCCTGGAGCTAG
- a CDS encoding SDR family oxidoreductase, translating to MSSPDPQVRAARNHSTNPGVRGPVVAVTGAATGIGALLTERLAASVEIKQVVAIDERRGECAAAQWHILDVRDPAIAEKLRGADVVVHLALDLDLETDGAARTAYNVRGTQTVLTAAAAAGVHRVVLCTSAMVYGALPDNELPLAEDAELRATAEATGVGDLLEIERLARRAPRAHPGLNVTVVRPAVLIGGTDTALTRYFESPRLLVVAGSRPAWQFCHVEDLCSALEYAVLEKVEGELAVGCDGWLEQEEVEELSGIRRMELPSAVALGAAARLHRIGLTPSPAGDLAYTMYPWVVSGSRLHDAGWRPQWSNEEVLAELLEEVAGRHTVVGRRLGRKDATAAGAAGATVALLGTAALVRRARKARRRI from the coding sequence GTGAGTTCCCCAGATCCGCAGGTTCGCGCAGCGCGAAACCACTCAACCAACCCGGGCGTACGCGGGCCAGTCGTCGCGGTCACCGGTGCCGCGACCGGGATCGGGGCGCTGCTCACCGAGCGGCTCGCCGCGTCCGTGGAGATCAAGCAGGTCGTCGCCATCGACGAGCGGCGCGGCGAGTGCGCGGCGGCACAGTGGCACATCCTCGATGTGCGGGATCCGGCCATCGCGGAGAAGCTGCGCGGCGCCGACGTCGTGGTCCATCTGGCGCTCGATCTTGACCTGGAGACGGACGGGGCCGCCCGAACGGCGTACAACGTGCGCGGGACGCAGACCGTGCTGACGGCTGCCGCCGCGGCCGGGGTGCACCGGGTCGTGCTGTGCACGTCCGCGATGGTCTACGGGGCGTTGCCGGACAACGAACTGCCGCTGGCGGAGGACGCCGAGCTGCGGGCGACCGCCGAGGCCACCGGGGTCGGGGACCTGCTGGAGATCGAGCGGCTCGCCCGGCGCGCACCGCGGGCACATCCCGGGCTCAATGTGACGGTGGTGCGGCCCGCAGTGTTGATCGGGGGTACGGACACCGCTCTGACCAGGTACTTCGAGTCGCCTCGGCTGCTTGTCGTGGCCGGGTCACGACCCGCCTGGCAGTTCTGTCACGTCGAGGATCTGTGCAGCGCTCTGGAGTACGCGGTGCTGGAGAAGGTCGAGGGGGAGCTGGCTGTCGGGTGCGACGGATGGCTGGAGCAGGAGGAGGTCGAGGAGCTCAGCGGGATCCGGCGTATGGAGCTGCCGTCCGCTGTCGCTCTGGGCGCGGCGGCCCGGCTGCACCGGATCGGGCTCACGCCTTCTCCGGCCGGAGATCTGGCGTACACGATGTACCCCTGGGTGGTGAGCGGGAGCCGGCTGCATGATGCCGGGTGGCGGCCTCAGTGGAGCAATGAGGAGGTGCTCGCGGAGCTGCTGGAGGAGGTTGCGGGGCGCCATACCGTGGTTGGGCGCCGGCTTGGGCGCAAGGACGCGACGGCTGCGGGGGCCGCGGGGGCGACGGTGGCGTTGTTGGGTACGGCGGCGTTGGTGCGGCGGGCTCGGAAGGCTCGGCGGCGGATCTGA
- a CDS encoding UPF0182 family membrane protein, translated as MPTLAFQMPDRGGGPQGPRIRVGRPSRRVRTLLMTLGVLAVLGMAFIMFAGFWTDWLWYRSVNYSSVFKTTLWTKIGLFFVFGLLMATAVGVNIWLAHRLRPPLSAMSMEQQSLDRYRMGIAPYKMWLLLGITALVGLIAGASASGQWRTWLMWVNGVSFGQKDPQFGLDVSFYAFDLPWYRFLLGFGFAATILSLIAAALTHYLYGGLRVTSPGARATAAATGHLSVLLGLFVALKAVAYWLDRYGLAVKSSDFKATGNWTGLRYVDANAYLPAKTILFCIAIICSLLFFATLWRRTWQLPVIGFGLMVLSAILIGGLYPAIVQKFQVQPNEQAKEAPYVTKNLKATREAYGIDDAKVSEYAGRSDTEDKTKLRDDVDATASIRIVDPNIVSPTFQQLQQMRNYYAFPTNLDVDRYGKDGKEQDTVIGLRELNLNGIPKNNWINDHFRYTHGFGVVAAKGTTADAEGRPVFTESDLPSMGDLGTYQQRIYYGEKTSQYSIVGGPQKEIDYSDDAGEKTTSYKGKSGVNLSNPMNRAAYAVAFSEPQILYSGAIGEGSRILYNRTPKERVEAVAPWLTIDGDAYPAVVDGEIQWIVDAYTTTNGYPYASRTTLGDTTADSLTANNNQRAVVAQQNQVNYIRNSVKATVDAYTGEVKLYQWDTKDPVLKTWMKAFPNTVEPKSDISASLMAHLRYPQDLFKVQRELLTRYHVKDAQTFLSGSEVWQVPDDPSNKSGDAVPPYYLSMKMPDQKAQAFSLTTTFTPNGRDNLSAFMAVNAEAGTSDYGRIRILKLPTSRTVDGPKQVQSQFNSEQDIAESIRLLRGGDSEIEYGNLLTVPLDGGLLYVEPVYVRGSGLKYPLLRKVLVTYGGQTAFEDTLDAALNKVFGAEGTTTEPPDEGGGTTKPPPASDNPTVQEALNDAQKAFDDGQAALKKGDWEAYGKAQADLEDALKRAEEAQSAADKAGSGSGTGGAGDGSSGSASPSPSSSPSTRTSSSPSSSSTSG; from the coding sequence GTGCCAACCTTGGCTTTCCAGATGCCGGACCGCGGCGGAGGCCCGCAGGGGCCACGGATCAGAGTGGGCCGCCCGTCCCGGCGCGTCCGGACCCTGCTCATGACGCTGGGCGTCCTTGCCGTACTCGGCATGGCGTTCATCATGTTCGCGGGGTTCTGGACGGACTGGCTCTGGTACCGCTCGGTCAACTACTCGTCGGTGTTCAAGACCACACTGTGGACCAAGATCGGTCTCTTCTTCGTCTTCGGCCTGCTGATGGCGACCGCGGTAGGTGTGAACATCTGGCTGGCGCACCGGCTGCGCCCGCCGCTGAGTGCCATGTCGATGGAGCAGCAGAGCCTCGACCGGTACCGCATGGGCATCGCCCCGTACAAGATGTGGCTGCTGCTCGGTATCACCGCCCTGGTCGGCCTCATCGCGGGCGCGTCCGCGTCCGGGCAGTGGCGGACCTGGCTGATGTGGGTCAACGGAGTGTCCTTCGGGCAGAAGGACCCCCAGTTCGGTCTGGACGTGTCCTTCTACGCCTTCGACCTGCCCTGGTACCGCTTCCTGCTGGGCTTCGGCTTCGCGGCCACGATTCTCTCCCTGATCGCCGCCGCTCTCACCCACTATCTGTACGGCGGGCTGCGCGTCACGAGCCCGGGGGCCCGTGCCACGGCTGCGGCGACCGGGCATCTGTCCGTGCTGCTGGGGCTGTTCGTCGCCCTCAAGGCGGTCGCGTACTGGCTCGACCGGTACGGCCTCGCGGTGAAGTCGAGCGACTTCAAGGCGACCGGCAACTGGACGGGCCTGCGGTACGTCGACGCCAACGCCTATCTGCCGGCCAAGACGATCCTGTTCTGCATCGCCATCATCTGCTCACTGCTGTTCTTCGCGACCCTGTGGCGGCGCACCTGGCAGCTGCCCGTCATCGGCTTCGGACTGATGGTCCTCTCGGCCATCCTCATCGGCGGGCTGTACCCGGCGATCGTGCAGAAGTTCCAGGTCCAGCCGAACGAGCAGGCCAAGGAAGCGCCGTACGTCACCAAGAACCTCAAGGCGACGCGCGAGGCCTATGGCATCGACGACGCGAAGGTCAGCGAGTACGCCGGACGCAGTGACACCGAGGACAAGACCAAGCTGCGCGACGACGTCGACGCCACGGCGAGCATCCGCATCGTGGACCCGAACATCGTGTCGCCGACGTTCCAGCAGCTCCAGCAGATGCGTAACTACTACGCGTTCCCGACCAACCTTGACGTCGACCGGTACGGCAAGGACGGCAAGGAGCAGGACACGGTCATCGGTCTGCGTGAGCTGAACCTCAACGGCATTCCGAAGAACAACTGGATCAACGACCACTTCCGCTACACACACGGCTTCGGTGTGGTCGCGGCCAAGGGCACCACGGCCGACGCCGAGGGCCGCCCGGTCTTCACCGAGTCCGACCTGCCGTCCATGGGTGACCTCGGGACGTATCAGCAGCGGATCTACTACGGCGAGAAGACCAGCCAGTACTCGATCGTCGGCGGTCCCCAGAAGGAGATCGACTACTCCGACGACGCCGGTGAGAAGACCACCAGCTACAAGGGGAAGAGCGGTGTCAACCTCTCCAACCCGATGAACCGCGCCGCGTACGCCGTCGCGTTCAGTGAGCCGCAGATCCTCTACTCCGGTGCCATCGGCGAGGGTTCGCGCATTCTGTACAACCGCACGCCCAAGGAGCGGGTCGAGGCGGTCGCGCCCTGGCTGACCATCGACGGTGACGCCTACCCGGCTGTCGTCGACGGTGAGATCCAGTGGATCGTCGACGCGTACACGACGACGAACGGTTATCCGTACGCCTCCCGCACCACCTTGGGTGACACGACGGCCGACTCCCTCACCGCGAACAACAACCAGCGTGCGGTGGTGGCCCAGCAGAACCAGGTCAACTACATCCGCAACTCGGTGAAGGCGACCGTCGACGCGTACACCGGCGAGGTCAAGCTCTACCAGTGGGACACCAAGGACCCGGTCCTGAAGACCTGGATGAAGGCCTTCCCGAACACGGTCGAGCCGAAGAGCGACATCTCGGCCTCGCTGATGGCCCATCTCCGGTACCCGCAGGACCTGTTCAAGGTCCAGCGCGAGCTGCTGACCCGGTACCACGTGAAGGACGCGCAGACGTTCCTCTCCGGCAGCGAGGTGTGGCAGGTGCCGGACGACCCGAGCAACAAGTCGGGCGACGCGGTGCCGCCGTACTACCTGAGCATGAAGATGCCCGACCAGAAGGCGCAGGCGTTCTCGCTGACGACGACGTTCACGCCGAACGGACGGGACAACCTGAGTGCCTTCATGGCGGTCAACGCCGAGGCGGGGACGAGTGATTACGGCAGGATCAGAATCCTGAAACTGCCGACGAGCAGAACGGTCGACGGACCCAAACAGGTCCAGAGCCAGTTCAACTCCGAACAGGACATCGCCGAGTCCATCAGGCTGCTGAGAGGTGGCGACTCGGAGATCGAGTACGGCAACCTGCTGACGGTGCCGCTCGACGGAGGTCTGCTGTACGTGGAGCCTGTCTACGTACGCGGCAGTGGACTCAAGTACCCGCTGTTGCGCAAGGTGTTGGTGACCTACGGCGGCCAGACCGCCTTCGAGGACACTCTCGATGCCGCGCTCAACAAGGTCTTCGGGGCGGAGGGCACGACCACCGAGCCACCGGACGAGGGCGGTGGTACGACGAAGCCGCCGCCGGCGTCCGACAACCCGACGGTCCAAGAGGCGCTCAACGACGCCCAGAAGGCCTTCGACGACGGCCAGGCAGCCCTCAAGAAGGGCGACTGGGAGGCGTACGGCAAGGCGCAGGCGGACCTTGAGGACGCGCTCAAGCGGGCCGAGGAGGCGCAGTCCGCGGCCGACAAGGCCGGCAGCGGGAGCGGTACCGGTGGTGCCGGGGACGGTTCCTCCGGTAGCGCGAGCCCCAGTCCCAGCAGTAGTCCAAGTACCAGGACAAGCAGCAGTCCCAGCAGCAGTTCAACCAGTGGTTAG
- a CDS encoding zinc-dependent metalloprotease, producing the protein MSDTPFGFGLPPEEPENGDEGKQEDQQGGGGQGPFGFGLPGFGGPGGDNPLAAMFGSMNPNDLGAAFQQLGQMLSYEGGPVNWDMAKQIARQTVSQGTSDGIKDSSIGPAERTAVEDAVRLADLWLDDATSLPSGAGSAVAWSRAEWVEATLPAWKELVDPVAERVGAAMGDVLPEEMQAMAGPLIGMMRSMGGAMFGTQIGQAVGVLAGEVVGSTDIGLPLGPTGRAALLPANIEAFGKDLSVPQEEVRLYLALREAAHQRLFAHVPWLRSHLFGAVDGYARGIKVDTAKLEDVVGQFDPQNPEQLQDALQQGMFQPEDTPEQKVALARLETALALVEGWVDAVVHAAAKPRLTSADALRETLRRRRASGGPAEQTFATLIGLELRPRRLRDASRLWASLTDARGVDGRDGLWAHPDMLPTASDLDDPDGFVHREQLDFSELDKMLGEAAGGSAEKPNLKKDDDSE; encoded by the coding sequence GTGAGTGACACCCCATTCGGATTCGGCCTTCCGCCGGAGGAGCCGGAGAACGGCGACGAGGGCAAGCAGGAGGACCAACAGGGCGGTGGTGGTCAGGGACCGTTCGGTTTCGGACTGCCCGGCTTCGGTGGTCCCGGAGGCGACAATCCACTCGCAGCCATGTTCGGTTCCATGAACCCCAACGACCTGGGTGCCGCGTTCCAGCAGCTGGGCCAGATGCTCTCGTACGAGGGCGGGCCGGTGAACTGGGACATGGCCAAGCAGATCGCCCGCCAGACGGTCTCCCAGGGGACGTCCGACGGCATCAAGGACTCCAGCATCGGTCCCGCCGAGCGCACCGCTGTCGAGGACGCCGTACGATTGGCGGACCTGTGGCTGGACGACGCGACGTCGCTGCCGTCCGGTGCCGGTTCCGCGGTGGCGTGGAGCCGCGCGGAGTGGGTCGAGGCGACCCTGCCCGCCTGGAAGGAGCTGGTCGACCCGGTCGCCGAGCGTGTCGGCGCGGCCATGGGCGATGTCCTGCCCGAGGAGATGCAGGCCATGGCGGGCCCGCTGATCGGCATGATGCGCTCCATGGGCGGCGCCATGTTCGGCACGCAGATCGGGCAGGCCGTCGGGGTGCTCGCGGGTGAGGTCGTCGGCTCGACGGACATCGGTCTGCCGCTGGGCCCGACGGGCCGGGCCGCGCTGCTGCCGGCGAACATCGAGGCGTTCGGCAAGGACCTGAGTGTGCCGCAGGAGGAGGTACGGCTGTATCTCGCCCTGCGCGAGGCCGCCCACCAGCGCCTGTTCGCCCATGTGCCGTGGCTGCGCTCGCACCTGTTCGGCGCGGTCGACGGCTACGCGCGCGGGATCAAGGTCGACACGGCCAAGCTGGAGGACGTGGTCGGTCAGTTCGACCCGCAGAACCCGGAGCAGCTGCAGGACGCACTCCAGCAGGGCATGTTCCAGCCGGAGGACACCCCGGAGCAGAAGGTCGCTCTGGCCCGTCTGGAGACGGCGCTGGCCCTCGTAGAGGGCTGGGTGGACGCGGTGGTGCACGCGGCGGCCAAGCCCCGTCTGACGTCCGCGGACGCGCTGCGCGAAACGCTGCGCCGCCGCCGTGCCTCGGGCGGCCCGGCCGAGCAGACGTTCGCCACCCTGATCGGTCTGGAGCTGCGCCCGCGTCGGCTGCGTGACGCCTCGCGCCTGTGGGCGTCGCTGACGGACGCGCGCGGTGTCGACGGCCGGGACGGCCTGTGGGCCCACCCGGACATGCTGCCGACGGCGTCCGACCTCGACGATCCGGACGGCTTCGTGCACCGCGAGCAGCTCGACTTCTCCGAGCTGGACAAGATGCTCGGTGAGGCGGCGGGCGGCTCCGCCGAGAAGCCCAACCTGAAGAAGGACGACGACTCCGAGTGA
- a CDS encoding NUDIX hydrolase: MTLHHNAVQVLEKYEDQQDLRQVYLDHLDGHPDGMWKDCKDGHITASALVVDVERERVLLTLHKKLGMWLQTGGHCERSDNTLAGAALREATEESGIPSLRLLQSTPVRLDRHHTPCAWHLDVQYAAVAPRGAVEAISDESLDLRWFAYAEVADVADDSVVRLLEASRARL; this comes from the coding sequence GTGACTCTCCACCACAACGCGGTCCAGGTGCTGGAGAAGTACGAGGATCAGCAGGATCTCCGTCAGGTCTACCTGGACCATCTGGACGGCCATCCCGACGGGATGTGGAAGGACTGCAAGGACGGACACATCACAGCCAGCGCTCTGGTGGTCGACGTGGAGCGTGAGCGGGTCCTGCTCACGCTCCACAAGAAGCTGGGAATGTGGCTCCAGACGGGCGGGCACTGCGAGCGGAGCGACAACACGCTCGCCGGTGCCGCGCTCCGTGAGGCCACGGAGGAGTCCGGTATCCCCTCGCTGCGTCTGCTCCAGAGCACTCCGGTCCGCCTGGACCGGCACCACACGCCTTGTGCCTGGCACCTGGACGTGCAGTACGCCGCCGTGGCCCCGCGGGGAGCCGTGGAGGCGATCAGCGACGAGTCCCTGGATCTGCGCTGGTTCGCCTACGCCGAGGTGGCGGACGTAGCGGACGACTCAGTCGTACGACTGCTCGAAGCGAGCCGCGCCAGACTGTGA
- a CDS encoding PPA1309 family protein — protein MSNTPMAANPLTRAVLEIDEYASGLGWDQPARLFALVDTARLRVQEPALAAQLGLSDEQKTTGLTPIEQDEIPAGKPLDEFLATIAWPDAVVGCALAVERLMLPPSAEATVPQGLSDKKLAAWVAAHPNRQEVRMTVAVLRDGTRDSAVRLREKDAATEVLTGSGLVPGLAEALSATFAE, from the coding sequence ATGTCCAACACTCCCATGGCGGCGAACCCGCTCACCCGGGCCGTACTCGAGATCGACGAGTACGCCTCCGGCCTCGGCTGGGACCAGCCGGCTCGTCTCTTCGCCCTTGTAGACACCGCCCGACTGAGGGTCCAGGAACCGGCTCTCGCGGCCCAGCTCGGCCTGTCGGACGAGCAGAAAACCACCGGTCTCACTCCCATCGAGCAGGACGAGATCCCCGCGGGCAAGCCGCTGGACGAGTTCCTCGCCACCATCGCCTGGCCGGACGCGGTGGTCGGCTGCGCCCTCGCCGTCGAGCGCCTGATGCTTCCGCCGTCCGCGGAGGCGACGGTTCCGCAGGGGCTGAGCGACAAGAAGCTGGCGGCCTGGGTCGCCGCGCACCCGAACCGTCAGGAGGTCCGGATGACGGTCGCGGTCCTGCGTGACGGCACGCGGGACTCGGCGGTACGCCTGCGCGAGAAGGACGCGGCGACGGAGGTGCTCACCGGCTCGGGCCTGGTGCCCGGCCTGGCGGAGGCCCTGTCGGCGACGTTCGCGGAATAG